The genomic region CTGATGATCGACTCGCGGCCGGTAACCTTGCGGGCCAGTTTCAGCGCCGACTCCACCGCGTTGGTGCCCGTCGGTCCGGGGAACTGCACCTTGTAGTCGAGACCGCGCGGCTGCAGGATCAGCCGCGAGAACGTCTCGAGGAACGTCTGTTTCGCGGTGGTGGCGATGTCGAGCGAGTGCACGATCCCGTCGCCGGCGAGGTAGTCGAGCACCGCCTTCTTCAGCACCGGGTTGTTGTGCCCGTAGTTGAGCGCGCCTGCGCCGGCGAAGAAGTCGAGGTAGCGGTGGCCGTCGGTGTCGGTCAGCCACGATCCGCTGGCGGTCTGCATCACGGTGGGCCAGCCGCGGCAGTAGCTGCGCACCTCGGATTCGATCGACGAGAACACCTCGGGCAGTTCGTCGTCGCGTTCCAGAACGTCTGTTTCGAGAAGCGTCATTGCTCTTTTCGTTTCGGTTGTGGGTTATCAGCGCTGAATGATCGGGCCGATGCGCAGCACGGGTTCGTCCTCGTGCCCGCCGTCGGGGTCGAGAAGGCGGCCGTCGAACCGCGGGCGTTCCAGGCAGGGCACGCCGTGGCGGCGCGCGAACCCGCCGAACAGCGCCCGTGAGGCGGTGTTGCTCGGGGCGACGGTCGCCTCCACGGTCACCGGATGGCCGAACCGGTCGCTGCGGACCCGGTGCACGAGCTCGTCGAGCATCGCGGCGCCGAGGCCGCGGCCCTGTGCCGCCGGGGCGACGGCGACCTGCCAGACGAACAAAACCTCGGGCCGGCCCGGCGGGTGATAACCGGTGATGAAGCCGACCACCTCGTCGTCGGCCTCGGCAACGATCGAGGTGTCGGCGAAATCCGTCGCCATCAGGAGGTAGGCGTAGGGGGAGTTGAGGTCGAGAGTTGCGGTGGCCGCCGCCACGCGGTGCATTCCAAGGGCGTCGGCCTGTCGTGGTCGACGCAGGTCAAGTACACGCATCCAGTTAGCTACTTACTGCCGATCTTGCTTACGAACTTCTGCTTCACGTCGTCGGTCAGCCCGACTCAAACACAGCACCGCGGGGCGGTTCAACCGTGTGGGCGCCCAGCTAACCCGCCACGACCACGGCGAATTCGGCGATCATCCAGCGGAAAGGCCGGTTTCCGGCCCATCTCGAACCGGTCGGCCACCGTTATCAAAACGTTATCTACGGGGCCGTCGGCGTCTTGATTTGATCCCCTGTCGAATTTGCTGGTCAACGCGGGTCGGGCGGCCAGTCCGACGGCGAGTCCGGCGGCGATGAACCCGATGCCCGCCCATACCGCCGGCCCGACCGGTTCCCCGGTCAGCGGCAGCGAGATCGTCGCGGCGGCGATCGGCGCGACACCGGTGAGCAACCCGGCCCGTGCGGCGCCCAGTGCGGACACGCACGAGTACCACAGGATGAACGCCACCGCCGTCACCCCGACGGCCAGATAGCCGATCGCCAGAATGTCGCCGGTATCGAAAGTCGCGGCCGCCCAAGGTCCTTCGGTGATGACCGCAGGCACCGCGAAGATCGCCGCGGCCAGCCAGGTGGTGTGCACCGACACGCCCACCGCGCCGTGTCTGCCCAATACAGGAACGGCCAGCAGGGTGAAGCCCGTCTCGCAGGCGAACACGGTCAGCGCCCACAGCAGACCCGTTGTGTCGCAACGGCCGAGACCCTCGACCAGGATCGCGCCCGCGGTGACGACGACGGCCGCCGCCAGGACCCGCGGGCCCGGACGTCGCCGCTGCTGCAACGGGCCGACCACCGCCAGCGCGATCGGTACGCACGCCACCGCCACCGCCAGCACCGCCGGTTCGGCGTGCGTGGCGCCGCGCACCAGTGCGACGTTGAACACCACCAGACCGGTCAGTGCGACGCCGAGCAGCCACAGCCACTCCGCACCCCGAGGCCGGAGCAGTCGCCGCCCGGTGATCCGGGCCCAGCCCATCAGCAGCAGGCAGGCGACCGCATAGCGCAGCGCCTGCGCGGTGGACAGTGGCGCGTCGGCGAGGGCGCCGGATACCGCCGCGCTGCCGCCGACGAACGTCATGCCGAGAACGCCGGACAGGATGCTGGACACCCCGCCATGGTCGCGCCAAGATGGTCCGATATACAGGGCCAAGAGTGGGTGATTCAAATGGGCCAAACGGCAGCGGGCACCGACTTCCTGCTGCTCGACCGCGCCCGGGTTCCGGCCCGCGGGCTGACCGAGTGGCTGGTGGCGGCGCTGCGCGGCGCCATCGGCGACGGCCGGCTCGGTCCGGGGGCGCGGCTGCCCGCGACCCGCGCCTTAGCCGACGATCTGGGCGTCTCGCGCGGTGTCGTCGTCGAGGCCTACCGGCGGCTGGCCGACGAGGGGCTGGTCGGCGGCCGCCGCGGCGGCGGCACCGTGGTGCTGGCCCGGCCCACCGGTGCGCCGCGACAGCCGCAACGTCGACCGGCCACCGGCGCACTGCGGCTGCCGCGCCCACGGCTACCGGTGGGCGAGGGCGTCGACCTGTCACCGGGTGTGCCCGACCTGTCGGCCTTCCCGCGTAGCCTCTGGCTGCGCACGGAACGCGCTGTGCTCGCCGACACCGCACCGGAGGACCTCGGCTACGGCGACCCGCGCGGGCATCCGCGACTGCGGGCGGCACTCGCGCCGTGGCTGGCCCGCACTCGCGGGCTGCACGTCGGGCCCGATGACATCGTCGTCGTCTCCGGGGTCGCGCAGGCGATGGCGCTGCTCGCCCAGTTGCTACGCCGCGACGGCGTCGACGCCATCGCGGTCGAGGACCCGGGATCCCGCGGCGCGGTCGACGAATTCGCCTACTGGGGACTGCATCCCGAACCGGTCCCGGTCGACGGCGACGGTATCCGGGTCGACGCGCTCGCCGCGGCCGGGGTGCGGGCGGCGTTCCTCACCCCGGCGCACCAGTTTCCAACCGGCGTGGTGCTCGCACCCCAGCGCCGCCGCGAACTGCTTGCCTGGGCCGCGGACGCCGACCTGGTCATCGAGGACGATTACGACGCCGAGTACCGCTACGACCGTGCGCCGGTACCCGCCCTGCACGCGTCGGCGCCGGAGCGGATCGCCTACGCGGGAAGCACATCGAAGAGCCTGGCGCCCGCGCTGCGGCTGGGCTGGCTGGTCCCGCCGCCACGTCTGTATGACGACGTGGTGGCCGCCAAGCACGCGACCGATCTCGGCAGCCCGACCGTCCCGCAGCTGGTGTTGGCCCGGCTGCTGGAAAGCGGTGAGTACGACCGGCATCTGCGTCTGGTGCGGTCGCGGCACCGGGCCCGGCGCGACGCGCTGCTCGGCGCGCTGCGCACCCATCTGCCCGAGGCGTCGGTGCACGGGGTGGCCGCCGGACTGCACCTGCTGATCACCCTGCCCGGCGCGGTCGACGACGTCGCGACGGCCGAGCGACTGCGCGACGCCGGGGTGCTGGTGCACCCGCTGTCCTGGCACCGCCGGCTGCCCGGACCACCGGGTATGGTCATCGGCTACGCGGCGCACCCACCCGACCGTTTGCGCGACGCGGCGGCCACCATTGCCCACGTCGTCGCGGGACGCCTTTGAGCCGCTGTCCCCATTAGTCCAGGCGCAGCCCGGTGCTGACGTCGAAGCGGTGCACGTCGGCCGGGGTGGCTGAGAGTTCCACCCGGGTGCCGACGCCGATCTCGGTCAGCGCGGCGGCGGGCACCACACTGGTCAGCCGGTGCTCGCCGGCGCGCACCGTGACGATTGCGCGGGGGCCGAGCAACTCGACGAGCTCCACCGCCGCCGAGCCGGCGGGGCTCGGGGTGAGCAGAAGGTCGTCGGGACGGACACCCACGGTGACGGAGTCGGTGGCCGGGCCGCCGATGGTGAGGCGCAGCCCGCCCGCCGCGCGCAGCTCGCCATCGCTCACCGTGCCATCGATGAGGTTCATCTTCGGGCTGCCTACGAACGTGGCGACGAACGTGTCGGCGGGGCGGCGGTACACCTCCTCGGGGCGGCCGGACTGGGCGACGCGACCGTCGCGCATCACCACGATGCGGTCCGACAGCGTCATCGCCTCCTCCTGATCGTGGGTGACGTACAGCGAGGTGACGCCGAGCTCGCGTTGCAGCCGTAGAAGTTCGGTGCGCATCTCGACGCGCAGCTTGGCGTCGAGGTTGCTCAGTGGCTCGTCGAACAGGAACACCGCGGGTTCGCGGATGATGGCCCGGCCGATCGCCACCCGCTGCTGCTGGCCGCCGGACAGATCCTTGGGTTTGCGCCCGACCAGGTTGCCCAGCCCTAGCGAGGCGGCGATCTCATCGGCTCGGCGCAGCGCATCGGCGCGGTTGATCTTCTTGGCGCGCAACGGGAACGCGATGTTCTCTCGCACCGTCAGATGCGGGTACAGAGCGTAGTTCTGGAACACCATCGCCACGTCACGTTCCTTGGGTTCGAGGTTCGTGACGTCGCGGTCTCCGATGCGGATGACCCCTGAGCTGACCTTTTCCAGTCCGGCCAGCATGCGCAGCGAGGTCGTCTTGCCGCACCCGGACGGGCCGACGAGCACCGTCATACTGCCGTCGTCGAGGTGCAGATCCAGGTCCGACACCACCGCGGCGGGGCCGTACGACTTGGTGACCTGCTCGAAGCTGACTGCTGCCATGTACGCGAAACCTTTGTCCGTCTTTAGTATTTGACCGCGCCGCCGCTGATGCCCTGAACCAGGCGGCGCTGGATGAAGAAGCTGGCCACCACCACCGGGATGATCGCGATCATGATCGCCGCGCTCATTGCGCCGATCTGCACCCCGCGGAAGGTGTTGAAGTTCGAGATCGCCACCGGCAGGATCGCGGCGTTGCCGGGGGCCAGAATCAGCCCGTAGAACATGTCGTTCCAACTCAGGGTGAACCCGAAGATCGCCGCGGCCCCGATCCCGGGGTAGACCTGCGGCAGCACCACCAGTCGGAACGCCTGCCAGCGGGTGAACCCGTCGACGCGGGCCTGCTCCTCCAGCGACGACGGCACCGCCTCGAAGAAGCCGATGAGGAACCAGGTCACCAGCGGCAGAACGAAACTCAGGTGCGCGAAGATCACCGGCGCCAGCGTGTCGGTCATCCGCAGCGCCTGCGCCATGGTCAGGAACGGGAAAACCATCACCGCAGGCGGCACCACCTGGGCGGCCAGCATCCCAAACCGGGTCAGCGACCCGCCTGCGCGGTACTTGGCGATCACGTAGGCGCCCATGCTCCCCACCACCAGGCTCACCCCGACGGTGATGACTCCGACGGTGAGGCTGCGCCCGGCGGCGGCGAAGATGCCCGAATCCAGCACCGAACGCCAGTTGTCCAGGGTGGGGGAGAACAGCACCAGGAACGGCTCCGACATCTGGGCGGGGGTCTTGAAGCTCGCCAGCGCCACCCAGACGATCGGGAACAGCACGCAGACGAAGGCTGCGGTCAGCACCGCGATCCGCAGGATCTCCAGGCCACGTGATCTGGTCATCGGGCCATGTCCTCCCTGTTGCGCTCCATAGCGCGGAACACCACCACGATCACCCCGAGCACCAGGACGAGCACGATGAACGCCATCGCGCTGGCCGATGCCAGCCGGAAGAACTGGATGCCCTCGAGATACATGAAGTACTGCAGGGTCTGGGTCTGGGTGCCGGGCCCGCCGCGGGTCGTAGCGTAGATGTATTCGAACGTTCGCAGCGCGTCCAGTCCGCGCAGCAGCACCGCCACCGTTAGTACGGGCGCGAGCATCGGGATCAGCACCCGGCGCAGCAGGTACACGGGGCCCGCCCCGTCCACCCGGGCGGCCTCCAGCGGCTGCTTGGGCATCGACTCCAACCCGGCCAGGATCAGCAGCACCATAAACGGCGTCCACTGCCACACGTCGATGAACGCCAGTGTGATCAGGGCCCGGCCGGAGCCGAAGAAGTCATAGTCGGCGCCGACGGCGTGCAGCAGTGCCGGCACCGCACCGATCTGGTCGTTGAGCAGGAACCGGAAGATCAACCCGACCGCGATCGGGGTGATGAACATCGGTGCCAGCACCACCGCGCGGGCCAGATCCTTGGCCCAGCGCTGCCGGTACAGCGACAGCGCGATGGCGAATCCGATCACAAGCTCGCAGCTCACCGCGATCACCACGTAGATTGCGGTGGTGCCGAACGCCTCCCAGAACGCCGAATTTGACAGCGCATCGGCGAAATTCGTGACGCCCACGAAGTCCGGGGTGCCGCGGTCGGTCAGCTTGTAGTCGGTGACCGACAGGTACAACGCGTAGCAGAGCGGGAACCCGACGGCCACGCCGAAAAGCGCCAGAAGCGGCGCCAGCATGCCGTACTTGAAGCTCATCGTCGGCCGCCGATCGACGTGGCCGCCGGATTCCCATGTCTCACTTCTGGATCCGCTCCGCAGCCGCCTGGGCGTCGCGCAGTGCGTCGGCGACGCTCTTGTTGCCTGCCACCGCTTCGTTGAGCTCGGTGCCGACGGCCTGGATCATCTCCTCACCGCCGTTGCCACGGGTCAGCGGCGAAGCATCGGAGAGGATCTCGCCGACGGTGCGGTAGTAGTCCTCACCGAAGCCGTCGGAGAGCACCTTCTCGTTGGTCAGCGAGCTCTCCCGAATCGCGGCGCCGCCCTTGGCGACCCGCTCGGCGTCGACCTCGGGCGAGGTGATCCACGAGACGAACGCCCACGCCGCGTCCGGAGCTGCCGAGTTGGCCGGGATCGCCCAGCTCCAGGATCCGAGCACCGACTTGCCGCCCGGAATCGGCGCCAGGGCGAACTGGCCGGCCCGTTCACCGGAGGCTCCGGTCGGGTCGTTGAGCGCGGGCAGGTTCCAGTTGTAGGTGATCATTGACGCGGCCTGGCCGGACGACACCGACCGGAACGCCTCGTCGAACGCCCAGTTGAGGCTGTTCGCCGGGGCCGCAGTGCGGTAGGTCTCGATGTAGGCCTCCAGCGCGCGGGCCGCCTCCGGGGTGTCCAGGGTCGGCTTGCCGTCTTCGCCGTAGATCGAGCCGCCGGCCGCGAACAGCCAGTTGGCCCACTCCTCGAAGATCTTGTAGCCGCGCTGCGGCTGCATCGCGATGCCGGCGCGGCCGTCGGTCTTCAGCTTCTGTGAGGTGCTCACCAGCTCGTCGAGTGTGGTGGGCACCTGCACGCCGGCCTGCTTCAGGTCTTCGGTGTTGTAGATGTAGCCCAGGGCGTAGTTGTAGAACGGGACGCCGTAGTGGGTGCCGTCGACCTCGGTGATCTCGGTCAGCGACGGGAAGAAGTCGTCGGCGTCGTAGTCCGGTGTGTTGGCGATGCGCTCGTCCAGCGGCTCGAGGAAGTTCGCGGCGGCGAAGTCGTCCATCCACGGATAGTCGACGACGATGAGGTCGTAGGCCGGTTCGGCGGCCTGGAATGACGAGACCAGCCGGTCACGCATCTGGTCGAAGGTCATCGTCTCGATGTCGAGGGTGATGTTCGGGTACTTCTCGTTGAACTGCGGCACCAGTTGTTTGACGATGTCGGTGTCGGGCACGTTCTCCATCAGCACCCGCACCGTCGCCGTGGTATCGGTCGACACCTCGCCGACACCGGAGGACTCCTGCTCGCCGGAGCCCCCGCTGCCCGCACAGCCCGCCAGGGTCAGGCAGGTGGCGGCCACCAATGCGCTCCAGGCCATCGGCCGGTTCACCGACCGACGGCGAAACTGTGGAATCTTCATGCGCTCTCCCTTTTTCCGATGGGTGAACCGGACCCCGGGCGGGGTCAGTCCATGTAGGCACCGCCGTTGACCGACAGTGCCTCGCCGGTGATGAACCGGGCATCGTCTGAGGCGAGGAAGGCCACCGACCGGGCGACGTCGTCGGGGGTCTCAAGCCGCCCGAGTGGGGTCGCGTCGATCCAGGCCTGCTTCACCTGTTCCGGGGTGGTACCGGAAAGCGCTGCCTCCCATTCCAATTCACGCGACTGCATGGGGGTGGCGACGAATCCCGGGCACACGCAGTTGACCGTGATGCCGTGTTCGGCCAGCTCGAAGGCCATGGCCTGAGTCAGGCCCAGCACACCGAACTTGGAGGCGACATAGTCTGAAAGGAACGGGACCCGGCCCTGTTTGGCCGCCATCGAGGCGGTGTTGATGATGGTGCCCTTGCGCCCGGTGCGGATCATCGCGCGGGCCGCAGCCTGCCCGCAGAAGAACACCGCCTTTAGATTGATCTGCAGCGAGCGATCGTACTGCTCCTCGGACACGTCGACGAACCGCGCCATCGCCGAGACACCGGCGTTGTTGATCCAGGCGTCGAGGCCCAGCCGGTCGGCGATGTCGTCGGCGAGCGCGGCGGCGCCAGCGCGGTCGGTGACGTCGAGGCGGTGGTGTTCGTGACCGGTTCCGGTCAGGCCTGCGGCGGTAGCGGCCGCGGCGTCGGCGTTGATGTCGGTCACGACCACGCGCCACCCGCGCTCGGCCAGCGTGGTGGCGATACCGCGGCCGATGCCGGAGCCTGCGCCGGTCACCACGGCGGTGCGGGTGGGGGAATTGGCGGTCATGAACGGGCCTTTCGTGCGAGTCGGTGGGAAACGGGGGTGAGGACGTCGCCGAGGTTGCGCCACTCGGCGTAGGCCTCGGCGTAGGCGGCGGTGTTACGCGGGTCGGGGGTGACCGGGTCGCCCAGGATGCGGAACTGGTCGATCTGAGCCCAGTCGTCGACGAGTCCGACGCCGACGCCGGCGATCACCGCTGCGCCTAGCGAGGCGCCGGGATGGCCGATCACCGGCCACAGTTCGGTGTCAAGCACGTCGGCGAGGATCTGCTTCCACAGTGTGGACTTGCTGCCGCCGTTGGTGACCATCGCTTGCCGCAGCGCCACTCCCATCTCGGCGAAAACCTCGGTGTGGTGCCGGAATCCGAACGCGACGGCCTCCAGCACCGCGCGGTACATGTCCGCGCGGGTGTGCGCCAGGTCCACCCCGACGAACGCGCCCCGAAGATCGGGGTCGTGCAGCGGGCTCTTCTCGCCGAGAAAGTAGGGCAGGCAGAGGATATCGGCGGGTCGGCGCTCGACCGCCTCGGCGTCGAGGTCCAGCAGGTCCACCCCGCCGGTCAGCGTCTGGAACCAGCGGATCAGGCTGCCGCTGGTGGCCATGCAGCCGTTGGGGAGCCAGCGGCCCGGCACCGGGTGGGCGTCCAGGTACAGCCGGGCGTCGACCACCGGGCGGTCGGCGGCGGCCAGCACATCCCCGGCGCCACCGAGCTTGACCAGCCAGTCCCCGGCGGCGTTCACCCCGGCCGCATACGCCGACAGCACATGGTCGGCGCCACCGACGATAAGCGGCAGCCCGGCGGGCAGTCCGGTGGCCTCGGCGGCGTCCGCCGACAGCGTGCCCGCCTGCGAACCCGGGGCCAGGATCGGCGGCACGATGTCTTCGACGAGGTCGGCCGCGGCGAACATCGGCGGATAGTGCCGGCCCTCCAGTGTGCCGAGCCCGGACTCGATCGCCCAGTTCAGCTCGACGTGCGGGGCGGCTCCCAGCGCCATGAGCACCCAGTCGTAGGACCCGACCAGCCGCGCGGTGCGTCGCCAGTTCTCCGCTTCGTGGGTGCGCAGCCACAGCGCGGTGGGGGCCACCGACTGCTGGGTGATCGCCGACCCGGTGGCGGCGAGCACCTCGTCGGCGTCGAGTTGGCCGCGCAGCGCTTCGATCTCGGCGGTGGCGCGGGAGTCGTTCTGCAGCATGGCGCGGCGCACCGGAGCACCGGTGATGTCGACGGGTACGACGGCGGGCACCATACCGGTGGTGGCCAGTGCCCCGACCTCGGCACCGGGCACCCCGGACTCACTGAGTACCTCACGGATCGTGTTGTGTGCGTTGGCGAGCCACTGCGCGGGATCGGCTTCGGCATGTCCGGGTGCGTCCGCGTGTAGTCGGCTCTCGCGGGAGGACTGGGCCACAATGCGGCCCTCGGTGACGTCGACCAGCACCGTCTTGGTTCCCGTGGTGCCGATGTCGACACCGATCGTGAACTGCGGCATGCCGTCCTTTCCCATCGGGTCGGTTAGACGATACCAACCGAGCTGTTAGATTCTCACATGTTCTGTGTGACAATCACGGTATTTGGGCCATACTGACCCGAAGTGCTGTTATCAAATAACACCGTCGACGAGATGACAACCCGAAAGGCGTTCCATGTCCACCTGGCTTGATGACGTATTCGGCGTGCGGAAGCCCGTGATCGCGATGCTGCACCTGCTTGCCCTGCCGGGCGACCCCGGCTTCGACACGGCCAGCGGCATCCGCGCCGTGGTCGACCGCGCCAAGGCCGAGCTGGCCGAACTGCAGGACGGCGGGGTGGACGGCGTGATGATCTCCAACGAGTTCAGCCTCCCCTACCTGACGAAGACGGAGCCGATCACCGCGATCACCATGGCGCGGGTGATCGGCGAGCTGCTGGGCGATCTTTCGGTGCCGTACGGCGTCAACGTGCTGTGGGACGGCCGCGCCTCGATTGACCTCGCGGTGGCCACCGGCGCGCAGTGGGTGCGGGAGATCTTCACCGGTGTGTACGCCAGCGACTTCGGGTTGTGGGACACCAACGTCGGCGAGGTCGCCCGGCACCGCCACCGCATCGGCGGCGCGAATGTGAAGCTGCTGTTCAACATCGTTCCGGAGTCGGCGACCTACCTGGCCGGGCGCGATCTGGGCTCGATCGCCAAGACGACCGTGTTCGCCACCAAACCCGACGCGCTGTGCGTGTCCGGGCTGACCGCCGGAGCGGCCACCGATGCGCAGGCGCTGCGGGTGGTCAAGGACAACGCCGGTGGGGTGCCGGTGTTCGTCAACACCGGGGTGCGCGCTGACAACGCGGCCGATCAACTCGCCATCGCCGACGGCGCGATCGTCGGCACGTACTTCAAGCAGGACGGCGTGTTCGAGAACCGCGCGGAGGCCGCGCGGGTGCGCGAGCTGATGGGCGCGGTCAAGGACTTTCGTGCCACCTTGTGAACGCACGCTGTGAACGCCGAATTGCTGGAGCTGACCGTCACGGCCGCGCGCGCTGGCGCGGCGTGCTGCCTCGACGGTCTCGACGGTGGGCTGCAGGTGCAGACGAAGGGTGCGGCCGGTGACCTGGTGACCCAGGTCGACCGCGCCGCGGAAACCGTGGTACGGCAGGTGATCTCGCAGGCCCGGCCGCACGACGCGATCCTCGGTGAGGAGTTGGCGTCGCGGCCGGGCAGCTCCGGGTTGCAGTGGGTGATCGATCCGCTGGACGGCACCACGAACTTCACCAGGCGGCTGCCGTTCTTCGCTACGTCGGTTGCGGTGCGCGGGGCGCAAGGGGAGTGGCTGGCCGGCGCGGTGAGCGCCCCGCTGCTCGGGAGCACCTGGTGTGCCGCGCGCGGCGGGGGCGCCCACCTTGAGACCGCGACGGGGCGACGCCCGTTGCCGCTGGCGCTGCCCGGCACGACCGCCCGATTGCTGGGCACCGGCTTGTCCTACGACCTGGATCGGCGGCGCGGGCAGATCGGGCGGCTGCCAACGCTGCTCGACGGCTACACCGACATGCGCCGGTTCGGCGCGGCTGCCATCGACCTGTGCCTGGTCGCCCAGGGCAGCCTGGACGCCTTCGTCGAGGACGACCTGGCGATCCACGACTGGGCCGCGGGTGCACTGATCGCCGAGGAGTCCGGGGCACGGGTGCACCGGCCCACCGCCGAGGATCCAACGGTGTCAGCCGTCCGCTAACCGCGGGTGTCAGCCGTCCGCTAGCGGCGCGCGTCGACGCAGCGCACGTCCACCCCGGCCTCCCGCAACTCGACCACCGTCGGGTGGTCGGGCGCGCCATCGGTCACCAGCACCGAGATCGCCGACACCGGAGCGACATTGATCAACTGCACGCGGCCCAGCTTGGACGCGTCGGCGGCGAC from Mycolicibacterium phlei harbors:
- a CDS encoding inositol monophosphatase family protein; this translates as MNAELLELTVTAARAGAACCLDGLDGGLQVQTKGAAGDLVTQVDRAAETVVRQVISQARPHDAILGEELASRPGSSGLQWVIDPLDGTTNFTRRLPFFATSVAVRGAQGEWLAGAVSAPLLGSTWCAARGGGAHLETATGRRPLPLALPGTTARLLGTGLSYDLDRRRGQIGRLPTLLDGYTDMRRFGAAAIDLCLVAQGSLDAFVEDDLAIHDWAAGALIAEESGARVHRPTAEDPTVSAVR